The Hymenobacter sp. DG01 genome has a segment encoding these proteins:
- the holA gene encoding DNA polymerase III subunit delta, with protein sequence MTLTADEILKQLQQRQFAPVYFLQGEEPYYIDLVADLLEKTVLQEHEKGFNQVVLYGKDTDVAGILNQAKRFPMMAERSVVIVKEAQAVADLEAEKAWPFLEAYLKNPLQSTVLVFCYKHKTLDARKKLGKLLTGDKNNPAPAGTVLLTSKKLYDNQVAPWLTNYVRSKGQQITPQATNMLAEYIGAELGRLTNEVDKMLINLLPGHSIDEDLVQRMVGISKEYNIFELQSALIRRDVLKANRILLYFEANPKNNPLIPNLTLLFNYFSRLLALHQLPNPTEADWKRLNLANAYARRDYQTGLKVFNFERTRDIVHLIRRADAQSKGIDSGSMTDGEILRELIWLILHPVPLHAVAGM encoded by the coding sequence TTGACCCTCACCGCCGACGAAATTCTGAAGCAGCTCCAGCAGCGGCAGTTTGCGCCCGTGTACTTTCTGCAAGGGGAGGAGCCGTACTATATTGATCTGGTAGCCGATCTGCTGGAAAAAACCGTGCTGCAGGAGCACGAAAAAGGCTTTAACCAAGTAGTGCTCTACGGCAAGGACACCGACGTGGCCGGCATCCTGAACCAGGCCAAGCGCTTCCCCATGATGGCCGAGCGCTCCGTGGTCATTGTGAAGGAAGCCCAAGCCGTAGCTGATCTGGAAGCCGAAAAAGCGTGGCCGTTTCTGGAGGCCTACCTCAAGAATCCGCTGCAAAGCACAGTGCTGGTTTTCTGCTACAAGCACAAAACCCTGGATGCCCGCAAAAAGCTGGGCAAGCTGCTCACCGGCGACAAAAACAACCCCGCACCTGCCGGCACGGTGCTGCTTACTAGCAAAAAGCTCTACGACAACCAGGTGGCGCCCTGGCTCACGAACTACGTGCGCTCGAAAGGCCAGCAGATTACGCCCCAGGCTACCAACATGCTGGCCGAATACATTGGGGCGGAGCTGGGCAGGCTCACGAACGAGGTCGATAAGATGCTTATTAACCTGCTGCCCGGCCACAGCATCGATGAGGACCTGGTGCAGCGCATGGTGGGCATCAGCAAGGAGTACAACATCTTCGAGCTGCAGTCGGCGCTTATTCGCCGCGACGTGCTCAAGGCCAACCGCATTCTACTCTATTTCGAGGCCAACCCCAAGAACAACCCGCTCATCCCGAACCTGACGCTGCTGTTCAATTACTTCTCGCGCCTGCTGGCCCTGCATCAGCTGCCCAACCCCACCGAAGCCGACTGGAAGCGCCTGAACCTCGCCAACGCCTACGCCCGCCGCGACTACCAAACCGGTCTAAAAGTGTTCAACTTCGAGCGCACCCGCGACATCGTCCACCTTATCCGCCGCGCCGACGCCCAAAGCAAAGGCATCGACTCGGGCTCCATGACCGATGGCGAAATTCTGCGGGAACTGATATGGCTGATTCTGCACCCTGTGCCTCTGCACGCGGTAGCGGGGATGTAG
- a CDS encoding RES family NAD+ phosphorylase, with the protein MLVYRICLAKYADDLFASGYRARWNYKDQFVIYTASSRALACLENVVHRSGEGLNDQFRVLVIDVSDDLVIEEIDLTQLPKNWEKASRYALCQPLGAAWYTARQSAVLRVPSSIIPQEYNYILNSRHPEFKRIQIVGREEFSFDARIKAAEVG; encoded by the coding sequence ATGCTGGTATACCGCATCTGCCTGGCCAAATACGCCGATGACCTGTTTGCCTCCGGCTACCGGGCGCGCTGGAATTACAAAGACCAATTCGTGATTTACACGGCCTCTTCGCGGGCGCTGGCCTGCCTTGAGAACGTGGTGCACCGAAGCGGAGAGGGGCTCAACGACCAGTTCCGGGTGTTGGTGATTGACGTGTCCGACGATCTGGTAATTGAAGAAATAGACTTGACCCAACTACCCAAAAACTGGGAAAAAGCCAGCCGCTACGCTCTCTGTCAGCCTCTGGGCGCGGCCTGGTACACGGCACGCCAGTCGGCGGTGCTGCGAGTGCCTTCGTCCATCATCCCGCAGGAGTACAACTACATCCTCAACAGCCGCCATCCCGAGTTCAAGCGCATTCAGATAGTAGGGCGGGAAGAATTTAGCTTTGACGCCCGCATTAAAGCCGCGGAGGTGGGGTAG
- a CDS encoding MbcA/ParS/Xre antitoxin family protein, with amino-acid sequence MAAAAHPPKITATMPAALRKKWAAWGQAGQDAFALVMEARKGVPAATAFEVAEAFQLQANELEAIYELSTKTLRTYSQEKKTLSVASSEKTLKIISLYNLGLEVFGEAAAFLRWLDKPAHGLDQEVPLRLLETSGGIDLVAEELTRIAYGDLS; translated from the coding sequence ATGGCTGCTGCTGCTCATCCTCCTAAAATTACCGCCACCATGCCCGCCGCCCTGCGCAAGAAGTGGGCAGCCTGGGGGCAAGCGGGCCAAGATGCGTTTGCCTTGGTAATGGAAGCGCGCAAAGGGGTGCCGGCCGCCACGGCGTTTGAGGTAGCGGAGGCGTTTCAGTTGCAGGCCAACGAGCTGGAAGCCATCTACGAGCTTTCCACGAAAACCCTGCGCACGTATTCGCAGGAAAAGAAAACCCTGAGCGTTGCCAGCAGCGAGAAGACCCTGAAGATTATCAGCCTCTATAACTTGGGGCTGGAAGTATTCGGGGAGGCGGCCGCGTTTCTGCGCTGGCTGGATAAACCCGCCCACGGCCTCGACCAGGAGGTGCCGCTGCGGCTGTTGGAAACCAGCGGGGGGATTGATCTGGTAGCCGAGGAACTGACCCGTATTGCCTACGGCGACTTATCCTAG
- a CDS encoding DEAD/DEAH box helicase, with translation MPNTPEPPYEHQFTFPGLTIPDLTSAIIEQHGGADMLPESRALNAVVPEELTVNHGRFSLGGGLGPEVVVSQSADLVLQCTCAALGGHLCAHEALVLLALVQRRELRIFFDASLRQSRLRTVARDYGLEQQPNLDKHFQLTYAEGQTSITPRQPELLPLTAASKQELVRQLLPEKRQLPSAGPAATRAVLLTRHRYYGHLTLQLIEAETTAAGKLKNPLTTLNPLDGLWNIQDPEVLKFYTGLARFQHNYEEERSAQALEALRAVVKNPLGLPVYAHQAAQGEKPTAQSVVPVWVHRARLELRLLVTEQGEFYRVSGQLSVLDQLLDLKDVTIRYDYFVAVHDNLYLLDDLDVWRVVEFFKKRSNTLLLHQSKFPEFQQDVLAGLEDKLHIHYTYVRPATPQQLALGGYQEEPRPLLYLSEAGAHVEVLPVMRYGEREVSVLSRKQLQDTDALGQTFAVTRDAAAETRLLKALLRHYPHFEEQLHLDALYVSKKQFLDEDWFLEAFEDWRTQGITILGFNQLKGNNLNPHKARVTVQVSRETNWFDTKLGVRFGKQHATLPQLYQAVRHQRRYVTLDDGTRGILPQEWLDKFTRYFAAAEVVEDQLRTPAVNFAAVEELYQPEELTPEARTQLADYRAALADFGGIQAAPVPAGLQATLRDYQHQGLNWLNFLDTFHFGGCLADDMGLGKTLQVLAFLLLQREKGERSASLVVVPTSLVFNWQAEVAKFAPTLRVHTLHGASRTKHTAEFDGYDIVLTTYGTLVADVRALQSYQFNYVILDEAQAIKNPDSQRYKAARRLQARNRLVLTGTPLENNTYDIYGLLSFACPGLLGSRAHFKAHFATRIDKFKDDSQARVLQQKIRPFVLRRTKAQVAPELPDKTEMVLYCDMGPEQRRVYEACKEDYRNLLLGRREDVLGKDHMHLLQGLTRLRQICNSPALLPDGPDYGAASAKLEVLLEELQNHAPQHKILIFSQFVGMLDLIRPMLEAHDIPYQQLTGQTRHRAAAVQEFQQNEQVRVFLISLKAGGTGLNLTEADYVYLVDPWWNPAVENQAIDRAYRIGQTKKVVAVRLICPRTVEEKIMQLQQTKRELAQDLIRTDAALLKTLSKQELLELFA, from the coding sequence ATGCCCAACACGCCGGAGCCACCTTACGAACACCAGTTCACCTTTCCCGGGCTCACTATTCCGGACCTGACCAGCGCCATCATCGAGCAGCATGGCGGCGCTGACATGCTACCAGAGAGCCGGGCCCTGAATGCGGTGGTCCCTGAAGAATTAACCGTTAATCATGGAAGGTTTAGCCTGGGCGGCGGGCTAGGGCCAGAGGTCGTCGTAAGCCAGAGCGCAGACCTGGTACTGCAATGCACATGCGCCGCCCTCGGCGGGCATTTGTGTGCGCATGAGGCGCTGGTGCTGCTGGCCCTGGTGCAGCGCCGGGAGCTGCGGATTTTCTTTGATGCCTCGCTGCGCCAAAGTCGCCTGCGCACCGTGGCGCGGGACTACGGGCTGGAGCAGCAACCCAACCTCGACAAACATTTCCAGCTGACCTACGCCGAAGGGCAAACCAGCATCACGCCCCGCCAGCCGGAACTGCTACCCCTCACGGCCGCCAGTAAGCAGGAGTTGGTGCGCCAACTGCTGCCCGAGAAACGGCAGCTGCCCTCGGCCGGGCCCGCCGCCACGCGCGCCGTACTACTCACCCGCCACCGCTACTACGGCCACCTGACCCTGCAACTCATCGAAGCCGAAACCACCGCCGCGGGCAAGCTGAAAAACCCGCTGACTACCCTCAACCCGCTGGATGGCCTCTGGAATATTCAGGACCCCGAAGTGCTCAAGTTTTACACCGGCCTGGCGCGCTTCCAGCATAACTATGAGGAAGAACGGTCGGCTCAGGCGCTGGAGGCGCTGCGGGCGGTAGTGAAAAACCCGCTGGGGCTGCCCGTGTACGCCCACCAAGCCGCCCAGGGCGAGAAGCCCACGGCCCAGTCGGTAGTGCCGGTGTGGGTGCATCGGGCCCGGTTGGAACTGCGCTTACTAGTGACGGAGCAGGGCGAATTTTACCGCGTGTCGGGCCAGCTCAGCGTGCTGGATCAGCTGCTGGATTTGAAAGACGTGACTATTCGCTACGACTATTTCGTGGCCGTGCACGACAACTTGTACCTGCTCGATGACCTGGACGTGTGGCGGGTGGTGGAGTTTTTCAAGAAGCGCAGCAACACCCTGCTGCTGCACCAGAGCAAGTTTCCGGAGTTTCAGCAGGACGTGCTGGCCGGCCTCGAAGACAAGCTCCACATTCACTACACCTACGTGCGGCCCGCGACGCCCCAGCAGCTGGCCCTGGGTGGGTACCAGGAAGAACCCAGGCCGCTGCTTTACCTCTCTGAGGCCGGCGCGCACGTAGAGGTGCTGCCCGTGATGCGCTACGGCGAGCGGGAAGTGTCGGTGCTTTCGCGCAAGCAACTCCAGGACACGGACGCCCTGGGCCAGACCTTTGCCGTGACTCGCGACGCGGCGGCCGAAACCCGACTGCTAAAGGCTCTGCTGCGCCACTACCCCCATTTTGAGGAGCAACTCCACCTCGATGCCCTGTACGTATCGAAAAAGCAGTTTCTGGACGAGGACTGGTTTCTGGAGGCCTTTGAGGACTGGCGCACCCAGGGCATTACTATTTTAGGTTTCAACCAGCTCAAGGGCAATAACCTCAACCCACACAAGGCCCGGGTTACGGTGCAGGTGAGCCGGGAAACGAACTGGTTTGACACCAAACTGGGCGTGCGCTTCGGCAAGCAGCACGCTACCCTGCCCCAGCTTTACCAGGCCGTGCGCCACCAGCGCCGCTACGTCACCCTCGACGACGGAACCCGCGGCATCCTACCCCAGGAGTGGCTTGATAAGTTCACCCGCTACTTTGCCGCTGCCGAGGTAGTAGAAGACCAGCTGCGCACGCCCGCCGTCAACTTCGCGGCCGTGGAGGAGCTGTATCAGCCCGAAGAACTCACCCCCGAGGCCCGCACCCAACTCGCTGACTACCGCGCCGCCCTGGCCGATTTTGGCGGCATTCAGGCCGCGCCCGTGCCGGCGGGGCTGCAGGCTACCCTGCGCGACTATCAGCACCAGGGCCTGAACTGGCTGAATTTCCTGGATACCTTCCACTTTGGGGGCTGCCTGGCCGATGATATGGGCCTGGGCAAAACCCTGCAGGTATTGGCGTTTCTGCTGCTCCAGCGCGAAAAAGGGGAGCGGTCCGCCAGTTTGGTAGTTGTACCCACTTCCCTGGTGTTTAACTGGCAGGCCGAGGTAGCGAAGTTCGCGCCCACGCTGCGGGTGCATACCCTGCACGGAGCCAGCCGCACCAAGCACACCGCAGAATTCGACGGCTACGATATCGTGCTGACTACGTATGGCACGCTGGTAGCCGACGTACGCGCCCTGCAGAGCTACCAGTTCAACTACGTGATTCTGGACGAGGCCCAGGCCATTAAAAACCCCGACTCGCAGCGCTATAAGGCGGCGCGCCGGCTGCAGGCCCGCAACCGGCTGGTGCTCACGGGTACGCCCCTGGAAAACAACACCTACGACATCTACGGGCTGCTGTCCTTTGCCTGTCCGGGTTTGCTGGGAAGCCGGGCCCACTTCAAGGCCCACTTCGCTACCCGCATTGATAAGTTCAAGGACGACAGCCAAGCGCGGGTGCTGCAGCAGAAAATCCGGCCCTTTGTGCTGCGCCGCACCAAAGCCCAGGTAGCCCCCGAGCTGCCCGACAAAACCGAAATGGTGCTCTACTGCGACATGGGCCCCGAGCAGCGCCGGGTGTACGAGGCCTGTAAGGAAGATTACCGCAACCTGCTGCTAGGCCGCCGCGAAGACGTGCTCGGTAAAGACCATATGCACCTGTTGCAGGGCCTCACGCGCCTCCGGCAAATCTGCAACTCGCCCGCCCTGCTCCCCGACGGGCCCGATTACGGGGCGGCCTCGGCCAAGCTGGAAGTGTTGCTGGAGGAGCTGCAGAACCACGCGCCCCAGCACAAAATCCTCATCTTCTCCCAGTTCGTGGGCATGCTCGATCTAATCCGGCCCATGCTGGAAGCTCACGACATTCCCTACCAGCAGCTCACCGGCCAAACCCGCCACCGGGCCGCGGCCGTGCAGGAGTTTCAGCAGAACGAGCAGGTGCGGGTGTTTCTCATCAGCCTGAAAGCCGGCGGCACCGGCCTCAACCTCACCGAGGCCGACTACGTGTACCTGGTAGACCCCTGGTGGAACCCCGCCGTGGAAAACCAGGCCATTGACCGCGCCTACCGCATCGGGCAAACCAAGAAGGTAGTAGCCGTGCGCCTTATCTGCCCGCGCACCGTGGAGGAGAAAATCATGCAGCTCCAGCAAACCAAGCGCGAGCTGGCCCAGGACCTCATCCGCACCGACGCCGCCCTGCTGAAAACCCTCTCGAAGCAAGAGCTGCTTGAGTTGTTTGCGTAA